In Pseudoalteromonas marina, a genomic segment contains:
- a CDS encoding sigma-54-dependent transcriptional regulator: MSNTILVVEDDAGLREALIDTLEMSGIECIAANCAEQAMLLLKKEQFSLVVSDVQMGTMSGLDLLRSIKLNHPELPVLMMTAYATIDDAVEAMRLGAIDYMAKPFAPEVLLNMVSRYLPEKAKETDGPIVADPSSIQLLELASKVARSDASVMVLGPSGSGKEVLARYIHDKSNRCDAPFVAINCAAIPENMLEATLFGYEKGAFTGAIQACPGKFEQAQGGTILLDEITEMDLGLQAKLLRVLQEREVERLGGRKTIQLDVRILATSNRDLKEAVTENQFREDLYYRLNVFPLMWRPLCQRPGDILVLAKHLIERHLNKSKEPMAYLDSAAEKKLLAHSWPGNVRELDNVIQRALILRTGDTLNEHAIFIENIAATDFVMEPASVSAQNTSQQQVSATNRDIDQGAMSSAYYDEQSSPAEPTKQDLLAVDTGSYKDELKDKEHRIILETLARCQGKRKDVAETLGISPRTLRYKLAQMRDLGISLPA, encoded by the coding sequence ATGAGTAACACTATTTTAGTTGTCGAAGATGATGCAGGGCTTCGCGAAGCCTTAATTGACACACTCGAAATGTCGGGGATTGAATGTATTGCGGCTAATTGTGCAGAGCAAGCCATGTTATTGCTGAAAAAAGAGCAATTTTCGCTGGTGGTGAGTGATGTACAAATGGGCACTATGAGTGGGCTTGATTTACTACGCAGTATTAAGCTTAACCACCCTGAATTGCCTGTTTTAATGATGACGGCGTACGCTACCATTGACGATGCTGTTGAAGCGATGCGCTTGGGCGCTATTGATTACATGGCAAAGCCGTTTGCACCTGAAGTTTTACTCAATATGGTAAGTCGATACTTACCTGAAAAAGCAAAAGAGACCGACGGACCCATTGTTGCCGACCCAAGCAGTATTCAACTTTTAGAGTTAGCAAGTAAAGTTGCACGCTCTGATGCGAGCGTTATGGTGCTAGGCCCAAGTGGTTCAGGTAAGGAAGTGCTTGCACGGTATATTCATGATAAATCGAACCGATGCGATGCGCCGTTTGTTGCGATTAACTGTGCAGCAATTCCTGAAAATATGCTTGAAGCAACCTTATTTGGGTATGAAAAAGGCGCGTTTACAGGCGCAATTCAAGCGTGTCCTGGTAAGTTTGAGCAAGCGCAAGGCGGTACTATATTGCTCGACGAAATAACAGAAATGGATTTAGGGCTGCAAGCTAAACTACTTCGTGTGTTGCAAGAGCGCGAAGTAGAGCGCTTAGGTGGAAGAAAAACAATCCAGTTAGATGTACGTATACTTGCAACAAGTAACCGCGATTTGAAAGAAGCGGTTACCGAAAACCAATTTAGAGAAGATTTATATTACAGGCTTAATGTGTTTCCTTTGATGTGGCGACCACTTTGTCAGCGACCTGGAGATATCCTTGTATTGGCTAAGCATTTAATTGAGCGTCACTTAAACAAAAGTAAAGAGCCTATGGCTTATCTTGATAGTGCCGCAGAGAAAAAATTACTTGCTCATTCATGGCCTGGTAATGTGCGTGAGCTTGATAACGTAATACAACGTGCTTTAATACTTAGGACTGGGGATACTCTAAACGAGCATGCTATTTTCATTGAAAACATAGCGGCGACAGATTTTGTAATGGAGCCTGCATCTGTCAGCGCGCAAAATACTAGTCAGCAGCAAGTAAGTGCTACTAATAGAGATATTGACCAAGGCGCTATGAGTTCAGCTTATTATGACGAACAGTCATCTCCTGCCGAGCCAACAAAACAAGACTTATTGGCTGTTGATACGGGAAGTTATAAGGATGAGCTAAAAGATAAAGAGCATCGCATTATTTTAGAAACGTTAGCAAGATGCCAAGGTAAGCGAAAAGATGTCGCTGAAACGCTAGGTATAAGCCCTCGGACTTTACGTTACAAACTAGCGCAGATGCGCGATTTAGGTATTTCACTCCCCGCATAA
- the fliE gene encoding flagellar hook-basal body complex protein FliE → MKIQNSAVFQEMQSMALEAGRNNQIERLPVKTQASSTAQFGDMLSDAINTVHGLQQDAKQKVVAVETGDRSVSLAEAMIASQKSSVAFEATVQVRNKLVEAYKEIMNMPV, encoded by the coding sequence ATGAAAATTCAAAACAGCGCTGTATTTCAAGAAATGCAATCAATGGCTTTAGAGGCTGGCCGTAATAATCAAATCGAAAGACTGCCAGTAAAAACACAAGCCTCATCAACCGCTCAATTTGGCGATATGCTATCGGATGCAATTAATACTGTGCACGGTTTGCAGCAAGACGCTAAACAAAAAGTAGTGGCGGTAGAAACAGGCGACAGAAGCGTGTCTTTGGCTGAAGCAATGATTGCTTCTCAAAAGTCGTCAGTTGCATTTGAAGCGACAGTGCAGGTTCGTAATAAACTTGTCGAAGCTTACAAAGAAATCATGAACATGCCTGTTTAA